TTTATTTCATGATTTTGAACTCTAGTTACCATTTCTTTTCTCTATTACTTGTTTTTGTctataaaatatcgactagtttAGTTGATAAAATCATAAAAGGTGATATTTCTGATCTTGGTTTAAATCCCATCAGCATCTAAATCGTCCTTAAAACTCACTTTACACCATTTAGTGGTTTTTTCTCTATTAGCGGAGTTAATTGTGGTTAAAATTTGGTATAATGTTTTTCATACGTAATAGATTACAATCGAATGTTCATTTTTTCAAAATTGTATCGTCTTTTACGCGTCATGTTTAAACAATTAAACCGTGTCTGATGATacatcgaaatttttgatttcAGCTCTCTTCCAGCAAATTTCACAcctaacaataacaacaataacaataaagcaTGGATCGTAAGATCACTATCAGGGGAAAAGGAAAAGCCGGTGAGGGAACGTAAGGGGTGGATGATAATGATCTATGACCTCTCAGGATCCCCAGTTGCCGCAGCATCAGTCATCACCCCATTTGTTCCCTCACCAGGATCTGATCGCGTTTCACGATCAAATCCTGGTGCATGGCTTATCCTCCAGCCCCATGGGTCCCACCTAAGCAGCTGGAAACCATGGGGCCGGCTTGAGGCTTGGCGTGAGAGAGGCTCAGTTGATGGCCTTGGCTACAAATTTGAGCTAGTCACAGAAAGTGGCCTAACTAAGACCGGCATTACTATTGCTGAGGGCACAATGAGTGTAAAGAAAGGTGGGCAATTTTGCATTGATAAGCGTGACTCGACAGTTGAAGTAGGCTTAATGAGGTCACCGGTTAAAGGGTTTGTGATGGGTTCAAGCGTAGAAGGTGAAGGGAAAGTAAGCAAGCCTTTAGTTCAAGTTGGAATGCAACATGTGAAATGTATGGCAGATGCTGCACTTTTCATAGCTCTTTCGGCTGCTATTGATCTAAGTATGGATGCTTGTCGCCTTTTTTCGAGTAAGCTGAGGAAGGAGCTTTGCCACAACGATCATCAAAACGACTTCTTCTAAGTGCTTAAATTCGTTCTCTCATGTACAAGATTTTCTCTAATTGATTCTGGGATTTTGGGGAGCACGAGTAGTAATTGAAATACCTCGTAATGTTGATATAAGAAAAAAGTTTTGTATTCTTTTTACCATATTGCTTGTTAAGCATGATTCTTTGTAGTATAATCGAACATACATTCTTTGTAGCTAGTTCTTAATTATGAAAAAATATTGCGTTTAATATTTTACAAAATGTTGTATAATACTTTCTTACACTTACTTCTTAGTAATACACTTTATTaccataaaaaataaaataattagcaATGCAATGGCCCTTGTGAATTTACATAAAACATGGATATTCTCAATGGCACCCATcaatctttttgttttttttttttatggtgtgtcccttttttttttttttttttgtcaaaaaactTTTACCGGTTATAATTCTTGGCTACGTGTTTAGGAAAAGGAATATTTTTTTCAGACCTAACATCTCGTGAAGACcatgaatttaaaaaaaaaatcaccgtTATCTATCTCATGGCCGGTAGTTATAGTCAGTCAAAGTTTTTTGTCCGAAAAAACATTGACCGAGCATAAGTCTTGGATGTATAATTGAGTTGGGGCGTTTTTTGAATTGATATGAACAATTTTGCAAAACTACTTCAACTGGGGGCCTTTAGGTAAGATTTTTGAAGGTTTAGGGACATGACTTTGACTTGACCTTTGTGTGAATGGGTAGATAGTGTTGCAAGGTACAGAATCTAACTTTGTATGGTGGCTTACTAGTTGCCTAAGAGTGGTCGATTGGAATCCAAAAGTGGCGGGTCAGGGAAGTTATTCTGGGAAATATGGGTAAAGAAcctggaggggggggggggggggaattctTGTGATCTTTTGGGGAGATGACTTGGTTGGGGATCAAGATGAAAGTGTTGAAACGTATATCGAGCCATGGTTTACCGGGTTGGGAGCTTGGAAGTTGGGTTGATGGGCTAGCAAAGTAGACGGGTTGGAGCTGAAACGAACGAATGGGCTGCTGATTTTGGGTCTTGTTTGGGACGAAAATGGCTGGGTTTTAAGGATTTCGAGTTGTATTTTTCAGGGGGATGTAGGCCATTGGTTAGTGTGGAGTTGGGTCAAAAGTTGGGTTTAAATCGAGCTCGGTTTCGTGCAAAAACAATGACGAGAATTGAGCTCGAAATGAGCATCCTCGCaaatttgaaatttcaaaataattgaaatgagctgaacttaaattaattttttttttattaaaaatggttattttaaataaaataaaagtgatttgAACAACTTAAAACAAATAAATTCAATTAGAAATTATTTATTTACTCCGAATCCTAtttattaaaagaacaaccacagaGCATATGTGTCGCTCTGTGGTTAAAAGTCAACATGTCAAAGTGCAccttttatttccttatttttagGACCCACTAACTACATTGGAATTAATTGCAAATTTGAAGTACTTGGTTTCTCAATTGTCAACAAGTCAAAATATAATTTAAATTGTCGAAATACTTTGTGAAAATTAAAAAGTTGTCAATTATAATGGTCGAAAGTCGAAATAATGAATCAATATTTGGGAAAAAACggaatttaaataaaatgaaatttagaAAGTCTAACTTTCTAGATCTACATATTTAATGATGTAACTGCCAACAAAATTAATCatgagaaataataaaaaaaatagttaAAGATTATTTAAACtgaaaaatttattaaaattAACACATCAATTGATATAAAAAAATATGaatataaaaaacaaaaaaaaagcagtgaaaaaaaaagagaaattaatttAAAAACAAGAATATTTGCtttggaaaaaaaattagggATAACTTTCAATATTAATAAAAGAATCAGATCTTCTAAATTAAAGACTATATCGACATAGAGAATTTTAAAAGAGTGAAAATATACTCAAAACGAAAAAGATATACAAGTAATAATTAAAGAGTGAGAATATACTCAAATCGAAAATTCCGAGCCAGTAGATCGACAAATTTGAGTTTAAACATCGGAAATAAATGCGTATTTGAACCGATTGCATTAGAGTCAAATCTTATAGGGTGAAATGGGAAATATGAGATTTAGTGGGTTGATTAGAACCTTTCGAGGATGACGATGGAGTTGAGGCCATTGTAAATGGAGAAGAGGAGTATTGGAGGCTTGGAGCATAAGGCATTGAGGGAGGTAAAAGGGATAAGGGTGAAATTGTATATTAGCGTGAAACTCATACATGAAAGGTCAAAACGGGTTGTTTGGAAGAGTATTTAACTATTTATATCAATTGGGTTATTATTTAGAAATGCTAAGTTTTGGGTTTCTAGCGATTGGGTTTTTATTTCACAAATGAATTTGTGACgggcatatccgtcacaagtttgcgaTGGGTCAAGTATTATCTaaatagataagacaaaagcataaTGCCTAGGAAGTATGaatctgttttgtcttatctacccacatgGTAATACTTAACCCGCCGCG
This sequence is a window from Silene latifolia isolate original U9 population chromosome 8, ASM4854445v1, whole genome shotgun sequence. Protein-coding genes within it:
- the LOC141597254 gene encoding uncharacterized protein LOC141597254 — translated: MDPCPYARLIIESLALQLPIGSKPSSGSGVHPTTTPCYCKIRLKNYPTQTALLPFSSGRDDSPPDVGSSAPGFHVDPAALRNMSGRPVLLRVSVYSGRMGQTCGVSSGKLIGRVSVSIDLKGAEVKPIVFQSGWVSLGKERDGKNAVQARLHLEIRSEPDPRFVFHFGGEPECSPVVYQIQGSIRQPVFSCKFSADRNSRSRSLPANFTPNNNNNNNKAWIVRSLSGEKEKPVRERKGWMIMIYDLSGSPVAAASVITPFVPSPGSDRVSRSNPGAWLILQPHGSHLSSWKPWGRLEAWRERGSVDGLGYKFELVTESGLTKTGITIAEGTMSVKKGGQFCIDKRDSTVEVGLMRSPVKGFVMGSSVEGEGKVSKPLVQVGMQHVKCMADAALFIALSAAIDLSMDACRLFSSKLRKELCHNDHQNDFF